A stretch of Oreochromis aureus strain Israel breed Guangdong linkage group 11, ZZ_aureus, whole genome shotgun sequence DNA encodes these proteins:
- the mrps12 gene encoding 28S ribosomal protein S12, mitochondrial-like isoform X1, producing the protein MLTVSPAVCAYKHQRVHRCALSTGMASLWSLRPALTSLIQASQHVSAWTAPLLPRTMATLNQMHRQGKPKVPPKAAGAMFGRPQLKAVILKTMIRKPKKPNSANRKCARVRLSNGKEAVVFIPGEGHNLQEHNVVLVQGGRTQDLPGVKLTVVRGKYDCAHVVKKKQ; encoded by the exons ATGTTAACCGTTAGCCCCGCTGTCTGTGCGTATAAACATCAGCGCGTGCACAGGTGTGCTCTTTCCACAG GAATGGCGTCTCTGTGGAGTCTGAGACCGGCGCTGACGTCACTGATTCAAG CATCCCAGCATGTCTCTGCGTGGACCGCCCCCCTCCTGCCCAGGACCATGGCCACGCTCAACCAGATGCACCGCCAAGGGAAGCCCAAAGTCCCTCCCAAAGCCGCTGGAGCCATGTTTGGCCGCCCCCAGCTGAAGGCGGTCATCCTGAAGACGATGATCCGAAAGCCCAAGAAGCCCAACTCTGCCAACAGGAAGTGCGCCCGCGTGCGGCTGTCCAACGGGAAGGAGGCGGTGGTGTTCATCCCCGGGGAGGGGCACAACCTGCAGGAGCACAACGTGGTGCTGGTGCAGGGGGGCCGGACGCAGGACCTGCCCGGGGTCAAACTCACCGTGGTCCGGGGGAAATATGACTGCGCTCACGTGGTGAAGAAGAAGCAGTAG
- the mrps12 gene encoding 28S ribosomal protein S12, mitochondrial-like isoform X2 produces MASLWSLRPALTSLIQASQHVSAWTAPLLPRTMATLNQMHRQGKPKVPPKAAGAMFGRPQLKAVILKTMIRKPKKPNSANRKCARVRLSNGKEAVVFIPGEGHNLQEHNVVLVQGGRTQDLPGVKLTVVRGKYDCAHVVKKKQ; encoded by the exons ATGGCGTCTCTGTGGAGTCTGAGACCGGCGCTGACGTCACTGATTCAAG CATCCCAGCATGTCTCTGCGTGGACCGCCCCCCTCCTGCCCAGGACCATGGCCACGCTCAACCAGATGCACCGCCAAGGGAAGCCCAAAGTCCCTCCCAAAGCCGCTGGAGCCATGTTTGGCCGCCCCCAGCTGAAGGCGGTCATCCTGAAGACGATGATCCGAAAGCCCAAGAAGCCCAACTCTGCCAACAGGAAGTGCGCCCGCGTGCGGCTGTCCAACGGGAAGGAGGCGGTGGTGTTCATCCCCGGGGAGGGGCACAACCTGCAGGAGCACAACGTGGTGCTGGTGCAGGGGGGCCGGACGCAGGACCTGCCCGGGGTCAAACTCACCGTGGTCCGGGGGAAATATGACTGCGCTCACGTGGTGAAGAAGAAGCAGTAG
- the zgc:153896 gene encoding ectonucleotide pyrophosphatase/phosphodiesterase family member 7 isoform X1, whose product MSADLYQTWLHINQEVHRCAGQVQQLQLHSELQSVGAKVKMRPQLLLVLTAVVCAAAKPLSKAAMTRNKLLLISFDGFRWDYDQDVDTPNLDQLAADGVKAKYITPPMLTMTSPSHFTTITGRWVEDHEVVHNLMFDQETNLKVPHKETLKRSEWWDNGALPLWITAQNQGLKTASFFYPGGGANYSGQAVNRALLEDSGHPDDNETEWRQNIDTVMSWFSEEDFHLVTLYYGEPDNVGHAKGPDTPDRKEIIRQIDRTIGYLRDAIDRHNLTDWLNVIITSDHGMTTVKKKPQVDEVILNKYLNLFEGAGFEILDYGGFGILTPRPGKEQEVFDALSNVPNITVYKKNEIPESFHLAKSERLPPIVIIADLGFNLNSRFIVYVNKGDHGFHNTEMDMKTIFRAFGPSFKRSYLSEPFDSIHIYPLMCKLLQIEPAPHNGSLSVTQDMLLPTLTTTAKPSFTTPQGSFTTAGSQGARLSVALLLAVLLAMFTVL is encoded by the exons ATGTCAGCTGATCTCTATCAGACATGGTTACACATTAACCAGGAGGTCCACAGGTGTGCAGGACAGGTACAGCAGCTACAGCTTCACTCCGAGCTGCAGTCAGTTGGAGCGAAGGTGAAGATGAGGCCGCAGCTCCTCCTGGTTCTGACGGCGGTCGTCTGTGCTGCCGCCAAGCCTCTGAGCAAGGCAGCAATGACGAGAAACAAGCTGCTGCTGATCTCCTTCGACGGCTTCAGGTGGGACTACGACCAGGACGTGGACACGCCGAACCTGGACCAGCTGGCTGCGGACGGGGTCAAGGCCAAATACATCACGCCCCCGATGCTGACCATGACCTCGCCGTCCCACTTCACCACCATCACTG GCCGATGGGTGGAGGATCACGAAGTCGTCCATAACTTGATGTTTGACCAAGAGACGAACCTGAAAGTTCCTCACAAAGAGACACTGAAAAGATCGGAGTGGTGGGACAATGGAGCTCTGCCGCTGTGGATCACCGCTCAGAACCAG GGTCTGAAAACAGCTTCCTTCTTCTACCCCGGAGGTGGAGCCAACTACAGTGGCCAAGCGGTCAATCGAGCGCTACTGGAGGACTCCGGCCACCCCGACGACAATGAGACCGAGTGGCGTCAGAATATTGACACGGTGATGAGCTGGTTCTCTGAGGAGGACTTCCACCTGGTGACGCTCTACTATGGCGAGCCAGACAACGTGGGCCACGCGAAAGGGCCGGACACCCCGGACCGGAAAGAGATCATCCGTCAGATCGACCGCACCATCGGCTACTTGAGGGACGCTATCGATCGCCACAACCTGACCGACTGGCTGAATGTCATCATCACCTCTGACCACGGCATGACCACAGTAAAGAAGAAGCCGCAGGTAGACGAGGTCATCCTCAACAAATACCTGAACTTATTCGAGGGCGCCGGATTTGAAATCCTTGACTACGGTGGGTTTGGCATCCTGACGCCACGGCCGGGGAAGGAGCAGGAAGTTTTTGACGCCCTCTCCAACGTGCCCAATATCACGGTGTACAAGAAAAACGAGATTCCAGAAAGCTTCCATCTCGCCAAAAGTGAGCGTCTGCCTCCCATCGTGATCATCGCAGATCTGGGATTCAACCTGAACTCT AGATTCATCGTCTACGTGAATAAAGGTGACCACGGCTTCCATAACACTGAGATGGACATGAAGACCATCTTCAGGGCCTTCGGACCGAGCTTCAAGAGGAGCTACCTGTCTGAGCCGTTCGACAGCATCCACATCTACCCTCTGATGTGCAAACTGCTGCAGATCGAACCAGCGCCACACAATGGGTCACTGAGCgtgacccaggacatgctgctCCCCACCCTGACCACCACGGCCAAGCCTTCGTTCACAACACCGCAAGGCTCTTTTACCACAG CTGGATCGCAGGGAGCTCGGCTGTCCGTGGCTCTGCTGCTGGCCGTGCTGCTGGCCATGTTCACCGTGCTGTAA
- the zgc:153896 gene encoding ectonucleotide pyrophosphatase/phosphodiesterase family member 7 isoform X2: MRPQLLLVLTAVVCAAAKPLSKAAMTRNKLLLISFDGFRWDYDQDVDTPNLDQLAADGVKAKYITPPMLTMTSPSHFTTITGRWVEDHEVVHNLMFDQETNLKVPHKETLKRSEWWDNGALPLWITAQNQGLKTASFFYPGGGANYSGQAVNRALLEDSGHPDDNETEWRQNIDTVMSWFSEEDFHLVTLYYGEPDNVGHAKGPDTPDRKEIIRQIDRTIGYLRDAIDRHNLTDWLNVIITSDHGMTTVKKKPQVDEVILNKYLNLFEGAGFEILDYGGFGILTPRPGKEQEVFDALSNVPNITVYKKNEIPESFHLAKSERLPPIVIIADLGFNLNSRFIVYVNKGDHGFHNTEMDMKTIFRAFGPSFKRSYLSEPFDSIHIYPLMCKLLQIEPAPHNGSLSVTQDMLLPTLTTTAKPSFTTPQGSFTTAGSQGARLSVALLLAVLLAMFTVL; encoded by the exons ATGAGGCCGCAGCTCCTCCTGGTTCTGACGGCGGTCGTCTGTGCTGCCGCCAAGCCTCTGAGCAAGGCAGCAATGACGAGAAACAAGCTGCTGCTGATCTCCTTCGACGGCTTCAGGTGGGACTACGACCAGGACGTGGACACGCCGAACCTGGACCAGCTGGCTGCGGACGGGGTCAAGGCCAAATACATCACGCCCCCGATGCTGACCATGACCTCGCCGTCCCACTTCACCACCATCACTG GCCGATGGGTGGAGGATCACGAAGTCGTCCATAACTTGATGTTTGACCAAGAGACGAACCTGAAAGTTCCTCACAAAGAGACACTGAAAAGATCGGAGTGGTGGGACAATGGAGCTCTGCCGCTGTGGATCACCGCTCAGAACCAG GGTCTGAAAACAGCTTCCTTCTTCTACCCCGGAGGTGGAGCCAACTACAGTGGCCAAGCGGTCAATCGAGCGCTACTGGAGGACTCCGGCCACCCCGACGACAATGAGACCGAGTGGCGTCAGAATATTGACACGGTGATGAGCTGGTTCTCTGAGGAGGACTTCCACCTGGTGACGCTCTACTATGGCGAGCCAGACAACGTGGGCCACGCGAAAGGGCCGGACACCCCGGACCGGAAAGAGATCATCCGTCAGATCGACCGCACCATCGGCTACTTGAGGGACGCTATCGATCGCCACAACCTGACCGACTGGCTGAATGTCATCATCACCTCTGACCACGGCATGACCACAGTAAAGAAGAAGCCGCAGGTAGACGAGGTCATCCTCAACAAATACCTGAACTTATTCGAGGGCGCCGGATTTGAAATCCTTGACTACGGTGGGTTTGGCATCCTGACGCCACGGCCGGGGAAGGAGCAGGAAGTTTTTGACGCCCTCTCCAACGTGCCCAATATCACGGTGTACAAGAAAAACGAGATTCCAGAAAGCTTCCATCTCGCCAAAAGTGAGCGTCTGCCTCCCATCGTGATCATCGCAGATCTGGGATTCAACCTGAACTCT AGATTCATCGTCTACGTGAATAAAGGTGACCACGGCTTCCATAACACTGAGATGGACATGAAGACCATCTTCAGGGCCTTCGGACCGAGCTTCAAGAGGAGCTACCTGTCTGAGCCGTTCGACAGCATCCACATCTACCCTCTGATGTGCAAACTGCTGCAGATCGAACCAGCGCCACACAATGGGTCACTGAGCgtgacccaggacatgctgctCCCCACCCTGACCACCACGGCCAAGCCTTCGTTCACAACACCGCAAGGCTCTTTTACCACAG CTGGATCGCAGGGAGCTCGGCTGTCCGTGGCTCTGCTGCTGGCCGTGCTGCTGGCCATGTTCACCGTGCTGTAA